Part of the Brassica oleracea var. oleracea cultivar TO1000 chromosome C8, BOL, whole genome shotgun sequence genome is shown below.
TGAAATGTAGCGGACCGTTTGCTCGGACTATGTTTCCTCTGTTGTCTTTCTGGTTCTGTAGTTTCTTAGCTGTCTCGATGTCGATCTTGAATGCTTCTGCGATTATGTTCGGGTCGATACCGCTGAAAGCGTTTTTGCCTGATGGCCAAGTCAGTGGTTGTTGTTGTTGTTTTTGCGTCCTACTCCCTGCTATTTGGAACATCTACAAATGTGTGGTTCATATGATTTATTATTGTAGTAACCATATTGATAGCATGCAATGAAAAATTTAGAGTTTCTTGAATAGTTACCCTAGGGACTTGGTCAAGCTGGTTTTCTCTGTTGGTAACATCAAGAACGATCACGATGACGACGTCGGAATTGCCGCGGTTGTACCACCACTGTGAAACGCCGGCAAGCGAAGCAAACACATCTCCTCGCCGGAAATCCTCCAGCTTCTGGTGCATGTCCTCAAAACGTCGATGCATGTCTCCTCCTACTCCTCCTCCAGCTTCTTCATAAGTCTCAGGACAGCCAGAAGCAATTGTCCCCATCACTCCTTCTCCTGTAAACAATAATTAAAAAAAAAAAACTAAACTCTATTAATTTTCCTCACAAGAATAATTTATACTAGAAGAAATACCTTGGACAACGTAAGCGAGGGAAGGTGGGCTAAAGAAAGAGGGCAAGAAAATGGAATTGGCTTGAAGAGTGATGCGAGCTACGGTCACACCAGCGCACTGGAGCTCGTTGCTTGTGTGATCCCATACTTCCATCTGCCCGGCTTCGAACTTAGTCGCATGAGCCGGGCTGAGGCTGTTGATCTGGCTGAAATGGCATGCGTTGGGCAACGGAAGCTCTCGCTGGCGTGCTTCGCTTCCGTGGAAGAGGAGTAGAAGTGAGAGTGTGGCGATGGAGAGAAGAGAAAATATAAGCTTATGCATTTTTTTTTCTCTCTTTACTTTGTATAAGAGACTTGAGTAGGAAGATGGTTTTTAAAGGAGGTGGTTGATGTTTTACTACGGTTGCATTGCATTTGCACTCAAACAGTATATATTTAAAGCTCTTACTAGTATATATTTTTGAATTTAGATTATGAGTAGATTTAATTATTATGAAATTTCTTTCTCAAAGTAAATTTAAGTTTGTATTTTTGAGTAAAATAGTATGGTAGCACATATATCTTAAGCTAACGTACAACGTAGGATCGTAAATTAATCAATTTATTCAAGGTTAAAAATGGATACTCAAATACTGACACATTGTGACATGAAGAGCCACAGGAGTCGCATTGCATGGCAATGTCACAGTTTGCATTTTAACACATCATATTGTCATATATGCCAAGTGTCCACACGCACATTCAATGTATATGAAATGAAATTAAGAACATATATATGCCTTACTTATTAGAATTAATAAGAAATCTTCTATGCTCAATTTATCAAATTATACAAGATAGAAAGATGAGTTAAAATCGTTTTTTTCAAATAGTTTTTTTAATTGGACGTTGAAACAAAATTACAACCCAATTGACATAAAGTTATAATCTTCTTGATTACCAAAAAAAAAAAGGTTATAATCTTCAAACCATGTGTATCTGTTTTTTTTACTGCTGGAGTTAAAAAAAACTCATGCTGACACTCACATGTGTCTGTGACAAAAAGAAAAGACTAAATTATATAATGGGCCTAATGCAGCATACGTTTATTAATGGGCCTGGGCGATTCGACCCGAATTAACCAGAAGATAGATATAGTTTATGATATATCAGGAGTTTATTCGTCGTTTTGTCAATTGTCAATTCTCAATTCTAAAACCCTAAGCTTCGCCGATCATCTCCGATCCTTTCCTAAACCCAGAGCTGAGCTAAGGTGCCTTTGTCTCTCTCTCTAGCTCCTCCATTTTTACTGTGTTTAATGGTGCTCTCTGTTTGGGTGCCGATAAAACTTTTACGATGTGCCTGATCGTTGTTCAGTTTGATAAATCCTTGCGTGATTTTAGGCATAGATCGTCGATCTATTTCTCGTTTCAAAGGCTTACTCGTTGTATTTTGTTCGTTTGAATCGATCCGTGGTAAACTGATTTAACTCGATAATGGTCAAAGGCTCGATCGATTTGAGCATTCAGTTTCTGGAATTTTTTTATATGTGATCGTTTCGAGTTCACGTTTTCTATTGCTGCGTTGAGGTTATTGGATATTTGGAGAAGGATTCGATCTCAGAAACGTTGGTTTGTTGTTTCATGTAAACTGTTTCTCTTTGTGTAATCTCATTGCCGTGTTGATTGTTTGTTGTAGATCTTAAAGAAATGAGTTTCAAGAAAGTGCCCAACGTCCCTGGATCTCCTGCTCTCTCTGCCCTTCTTAAGGTCAGCGTTATCGGTGGCCTCGGTGTCTACGCCATTAGCAATAGCTTGTACAATGTCGAGGGTGGTCACCGTGCTGTCATGTTCAACCGATTAACTGGTGTCAAGGAAAAGGTTTTGTATTATTCCTCCAACGAACACATTAGTCTATTAATAGTTACTTTGGAAAAAAAATGTGAGTTTTTTACTCTCGGATTTGGATTTTTAAGGTTTACCCGGAAGGAACGCATTTCATGTTGCCGTGGTTTGAGAGGCCAATCATCTATGACGTCCGTGCACGACCCTATCTTGTGGAGAGCACCACCGGTAGTCATGACCTTCAGATGGTATGCGTTCTGTTGTTTCTTGTTGCGTTCTGTTGTGTTTTTGTAATATTATACATGCCATGCTTTAGTTTCAAATGCTGTTCTGGATCATGCTAGACATTCCTTCTTTTGAGCTTATGCTGAGATTCTTAAATGCAGCATGAGGACAATGTTTTTAAGTTTAGATATATGGTTTTATGACAATGGAGCTGTAGAATATGTTTCATTTGCCCTGTTAGCATATTATGTGATTAGTGTATATCCCTTATATGATCTGTGTGAGTGTATGGATAATGGTTTTGAAAAGAGATGGGAAAAAAAATCTGATTATATATCTTCTCATTCTCCTTTGTTTCTATCTATCGGAGTTTGGGGCTATGAGACGACAAATCATATCATGCTTTCTTTAGGAAGAGATTACATTAAAGCTGGAACAGAAAATAACTTGGTGTTGCTGTGTGTCTGATATTTTTCTTTGTTGTTGCTCAGGTGAAAATTGGACTCAGGGTTCTCACACGTCCCATGGGTGACCGTTTGCCTCATATTTACCGAACCCTAGGCGAGAATTACAGTGAAAGGGTTCTTCCTTCCATCATCCATGAAACTCTAAAAGCTATAGTAGCTCAGTACAATGCAAGCCAGCTCATCACTCAGAGAGAGGTATATATCTCAACATTCTTCTTCTGCAATCTTTTCAACCTCTTGTTCGTAATGGTAAGACTGTTTCTTACTCTCCTGTAGGCTGTGAGCAGAGAGATACGCAAAATTTTGACAGAGAGAGCTTCCAACTTCGACATTGCTCTCGATGATGTCTCCATCACGACTCTCACGTTTGGCAAAGAGTTCACCGCAGCAATCGAAGCTAAACAAGTGGCTGCACAGGAAGCTGAGCGTGCTAAGTTCATCGTGGAGAAAGCAGAGCAAGACAAGAGAAGTGCGGTTATCCGTGCACAGGTAAATGATTGTTGATCTTTAAATAATCACAGAGATACGTTTCTCTGCTAAATGATTAGGTGTGTGTGTGTTTGATTATTTGTGCAGGGAGAAGCTAAAAGTGCTCAACTTATCGGACAAGCTATAGCAAACAATCAGGCATTCATAACTCTGAGAAAGATTGAAGCTGCGAGAGAGATTGCTCAGACCATTGCACAATCGGCTAACAAGGTGTACCTGAGCTCCAACGATCTCTTACTTAACCTTCAAGAGATGAACTTGGAGCCTAGCCCCAACAAGTAAAAGAACGATATAGTAAGTTCCATCGTGCTAGGTCTGAAAATACTATAAGTATTTGGATTGCCTTTGGTCAGTGGAACTGTTTGTTAATGTTTTGTCGGATATTTGATGAAGTTGCATTAAAATTTAATAAATAAAAATAATATTCGTATTCGTATTATTAGCTTCATTTTGACCCTGAGAATGGAACAACAAAACATTCGTTATGGCCCTAAAAATTCAAGCAGTGGTCTTCAAGTTGTCCAAATATATATAAATCATCTAATTTTTAGATTATAAATATTTTTAACTTCATAAGCCTTAGGATCAGCCTTGCATATATTCTCTAATCAAATTCTCTCGTTTATTCATGATAGAATATAGAATATATTTAAAAAATGTTTGAAATTTTGATTTACAAAATATACTACTTGGATAGCTGTAGTAAGATAAATACATGATTTAGTATGATATATATTGGATAAGAATGTCCTGGTTTTCCTAATATTTTTTTTTTCTTTTTTTTTTTGCTAAAAGGTAAATATCATTAAAATGAAGGTTCAGATTTTACAAAATAAGATCTAAGATTTGTTACACCTTGGCAAAAAAAAGGAAAAAACAAGGTAGTAACAAGGAAGGATTGCCAAAATTTCATCTCATCTCAACGCATCTACTTTGCCATTAGATCGAGAAAATGCTTCCTCCTTCTTCTAGCCGTAATTGTATTTTGCATCTCCTTGTCAATATTTCTGAAGATCGCTTCTGGCGGTAATACAATGCGGTTGTGCAAGACATTATTTCTTTGCTTATAGAGATGATATAAGATGGATTGAGCCGCTAACTTCCTTAGCAAAGAAGGAGCCGATGGAGAATTGCTTCTGATCCATGCTTAAGATTATTTATAAATAAAAATAATCTTAAGAATATTTATAAAAATATTTTTTTATAAATAAAAATATTTTCCGTTTGTTCTTTGCTGGTTGCCAACGTTATCTACCTATAGAAAAGATTTGCATTGGAGAGAAAATAATATAAATGAATACGTAGTATAAGATTTGTGTGAGCATAGCAACATGGGCCCTTTATATTTAATGACGCCATGCCGGCGCCACCATGATACAGACGTCTTTTTCTTTCTTGTTTTACCGGTAAGGAAGGAGTTTTATGGGGGTGACGAGAGCCCGGTAAAACTTTCTGGTTACGTCAAATTAAAAACATTGTTTTAAAAAAAAAATTGACCAAGTAAAACTCTTATCTGATGTCTTATTACCGACGGCTGCTTCTTTATGATGTCATCTATTATTAAGTTAATAAACTTAACCAGCGTAGCTGGCCCAGATGGTCTTGAGGGGAAATAAAAAACCCCAATACGGAACACGCGAGTTCAATGCGCTGGCCAGGCAATTGGGGTATCTAATTCCCCATAGTACCAAATGGTCCGCCTCGCGGGGTTGGCCCCTGGGGTGGAAGTCCCTCCAGGTTGATAAAAAAAAAAAAAAAAAAGGTTAATAAACTAAAGTAGCTGGGAACGAGAAAAGTTTAATAAAA
Proteins encoded:
- the LOC106309501 gene encoding prohibitin-2, mitochondrial-like yields the protein MSFKKVPNVPGSPALSALLKVSVIGGLGVYAISNSLYNVEGGHRAVMFNRLTGVKEKVYPEGTHFMLPWFERPIIYDVRARPYLVESTTGSHDLQMVKIGLRVLTRPMGDRLPHIYRTLGENYSERVLPSIIHETLKAIVAQYNASQLITQREAVSREIRKILTERASNFDIALDDVSITTLTFGKEFTAAIEAKQVAAQEAERAKFIVEKAEQDKRSAVIRAQGEAKSAQLIGQAIANNQAFITLRKIEAAREIAQTIAQSANKVYLSSNDLLLNLQEMNLEPSPNK
- the LOC106311229 gene encoding 12S seed storage protein CRD — its product is MHKLIFSLLSIATLSLLLLFHGSEARQRELPLPNACHFSQINSLSPAHATKFEAGQMEVWDHTSNELQCAGVTVARITLQANSIFLPSFFSPPSLAYVVQGEGVMGTIASGCPETYEEAGGGVGGDMHRRFEDMHQKLEDFRRGDVFASLAGVSQWWYNRGNSDVVIVIVLDVTNRENQLDQVPRMFQIAGSRTQKQQQQPLTWPSGKNAFSGIDPNIIAEAFKIDIETAKKLQNQKDNRGNIVRANGPLHFISSPSRQWQQDGNGNGIEETYCTARLHENIDDPERSDFFSTRAGRISTLNSLNLPVLRLVRLNAIRGVLYSGGMMLPHWTANAHTVLYVTGGQATIQVVDDNGQSVFNAQVQQGELLVVPQGFAVVKTAGETGFEWIAFKTNDNAYMNTLSGGTSYLRAVPVDVIKAAYGVTEEEAKRVKFSQQETMLAMTLSS